DNA sequence from the Sardina pilchardus chromosome 23, fSarPil1.1, whole genome shotgun sequence genome:
TTTGGGGCATCTCAGCGTCTGTGTAAAGAGGGGAGCACTGCAACATGCTGAACATGCTCATGCTATCTGCTTGGGCAGGTCTCGGCAGGGTCTGGGAAGACAGAAAAGACAGTTATTTCTATATTAAGAAGGCAGatagaaatatataaataataataataataataatataaataaataataaagaaaatattaCCAACAGTACATTCCCAACAGTACATTGGACTAAAGGCAAATATCTTTAACCTGTTCTGGACCTATGAAAGGAGTTATTTACCCATTTGTTATTGTGGTTTGTAGTTGGTCTTTTACATTGAACAGGGGAAAGCCTGTCAGGGGACGCCCTTTTGTTCACCTGAAGGATGGATgttaaaactgtaaaaaaaaaaaaaaaaggacattaGAATTTGTATAGCCTATGAAAAGTTGTAGCTTACTGTACAATTACAATACATGGGATGTTGATACCGAAATCAGCCCATACCTGGACACTCATTTTCAGTTTGTTGTCCCGTTTGTGTCTGTAAGTGAAAGTAAACTATTCAATACAACTTCATGGAAATGTACGCCTATTCTGTGAGTGACATGTGGCACATTTGACTTCTCAAAATGATACAGTTTAGAGTGAATAAATGGACACAGAAAGTAAATGCCTATCTCTTCACAATGTTAATACAATAGTTGACTTAGAATACACGTGGGCTGGGGACATTTTACCTGGATGTCATCACGAATCCGCATCTCCATTAACAAGTCCTTTACTGTCTTCTTGATGCGTACTCCATGATAATTGACTTGCCCTGTGCCAGACAACGCTGATGtatttgtttgtacaacatCGAAAACAGCCTAATCATGCCTAGCATAATCATGCAATAactgacaataataataataataataataataataataatgataataataatactaataatgataataataatgatgatgataataataataataataataataattttgtcATCCCTTCTTACACCCCAAGAATTCTCAAAGGTCACCACAGTAAGTGTATTAGGCTACTGGTgagtagtaggcctatacgAGGCTACGTAGACTGACATTTTTAATCCCAATTTTCACTCTTTGTTACTTATTTTCAAAAGAGctatgattgaaaaaaaaaaatactattcTGGGGTGAATGTACATTAAGATACAACATCATAATAATTAGGCATAATATCCTACCTGTGCCAAACGTTTTCTCTGAGTCGACGTACTTCCAAGCAGGAGTATTACGGAAAAGGTTTTCATTTTCTTCGGGAGCAGTCAAATGCTCATAGACAGACCAGGTATTCACACCTGATTGTATAATATCGGTCTCGTTATCAAGGTGACCGTCGAGGATCATTGTTTCCACTTGTCTTGCGTTTACACTAGGTAGCCTAAAGTAACTAAAAACTGAGCAAGGCTTAGGCTACTTCCTCAAACGCCAGGGAATTTCACAATAGCAAGGGAGACTGAATCAAACAGAGTTGCTGCCTGTCTATCTACCTACTGACTGATCGGACTGTGTCTGTACAGTTTAAGGCAATGTTCAACTCTGTGGTGCGTTCGAGACAACTCGGAACTCGGAATATTACGTAGGCCCACGTAAACAGAAGGCTAATACATTTTCTCTTCAATAACACAGTCCACCATGACACTTTGGAACGGAGTATGTAAATGTGACACtagtctagtcgtaatttcttgaacccagaaatgttgagtaccctaaagttttattgcagaaatgtcatctataggcctaatagatggaattcaacttggttgcctaaagttgcactttgggcaatttgcataattagcataaatatataggcaattaaggtgaatagggtgcaggtgaatagggtaaaaaatttaaataatagatatcactatgaaactttcttaGTTGGTTACTTATGctaagaggagaaaaaaatgtattgcatgttttttatattttaatgtttacatatgcaaatgagtTTACATATGTCATGTCTCATTAAACATGCGCTCATTTGCATACTGACAaaatcagattgtttaataataaagtcatgctcaaaatatttttttcccagGGTAAACATGTGTACTTGGggtctgagttggtgaaaacctttaaggaACCTGGTCAGGACTCAGGAGGCAGTGTTGACCTATGGACGGACGGATTAAGAAATTAGGTGCtccatgcaaaataactatataacagcatgcacacacacgcaaacctacAAGAACCGTACAtaatatgcaaaataactatatccagcatgcacacgtacacaaatacacattaactatatacaagaactatatacaacatataaaataactatgacattttaaaggcacaggagcaagatgtttttgtacggtcacaattatgaccattgggattaaatgggtcaatgggtttacactgcctccttaccaggttcctttaaaggttttcaccaactcagcccTCCAAGTATGCATGTTTACTTTTGAATGAAACATTTTGAGCCTGGCTTTATCACActatctgattttgtgtgtatgcaaattagagccttttttatgagatagggcctaatttgcatatgtaaacattaaaatataaaaaacatgcaatgcatttttttctcatcttaacacaagtaaccaactgagaaaggttcatagtgatatctattatttcattttttttaccctattcacctgcaccctattcgccttaattggctatatatttatgctaattatgcaaattgcccaaagtgcaactttaggcaaccaagttgaatttcatccactaggcctatagattacatttatgcaataaaactttagggtactcaacatttctgggtttactattgggcctatggggattacgactagactacACGCCTTACTCCCCACAAAATGAAAAGCCTATGTTTTGTATAATTtagtaatgtttttgtttcattAGGCCACTCATTTAATTGACATGGCTGTTTTATAATTGCCATTCTCCTTATGTAGCCTATGCCATTGTTATTGATTAAATTACTTTAAATATGTATTTGCTATTCTTCTAtatattcattatttatttgtattagctaggttatttttttcattgtttattgtttaattgCTATTCTGTAGTCTGACCAAATTTTTacattgttcactgttaaatgtagcctacttattgtattgtttttatttgtagcCTATGTCGCTTTGGgtaaaggcgtctgctaaatagcataaccataataaCCATTTGatattgtaggctaggctactgcgaTTCTCTCTCGAAATGTATTCATTTTACTCTTTGTAAAATCtgatcattattattttatgttttaagCTGTAAATCAGTTTTCTAATTGCAATTCACGCAACATCTGTTGGTTAAAATATGCTATAAATAAATGACCTTGATCTTGACCTGTAGCCTAAACATGAACCCTGTTGAGGATTAGGCTACAGTCACAAATgtgtgattagaatgttcgcGAACCGAGAGTTCCGCACTATGATGCGACAGTTACCCTCAGAGATTTGAGAACACTGAAACTAAAGATCGTGTGAAGCAGAAGAAACAGAGCATGTATGTGCGTCATAATAGGGTCCACTCTGTTGCCAAGGCATGTGTTAGCTTCTTTTGTCATAGAAACAGAAGGAAAGCCCACCAGGATAATCACGGGCAAGGTTGAAAAGAAGTTCATTGAGTGGAATCGAAAGGGAACACACTAAAACATGCCGTGAAAAGTTTCACAGTTCCTGTCATTCTTTCTGCAGCAGTAGAATTCCCCCCCTAGAATGACGGACATTCTGCTCTCCGTGGTGTCAGAGGCGAAGCATGCCTTCccaacgctctcccaactgtcAGAGACTGGTAATTTTGCTCGTAGGCCTACACTCTCATGGCCATTTCCTGAAGTTCGATGATAAATCAGATTCGTAATGGTCGAAATGTACTTTACTTTTAGATGTGGATGACATTTGGTCAAATGTGTCCTCTTTTGTCGAGCGTCAGATGTCTTTACAGAAGGTGAGTTATCGCAGATGTTTCTGTAGGCTGTGTTCAcaagcgtttttttttatttatttttttaacatggGCTAAAACGCAAACGTTAATTGTATTGAATCAACGCCCAACTCTGTTGATTCAAATTTCGTGACACTAtgccctcccccaccctctctttcccccccttaCTGCATACCTCTTTATTTATCTCAGGGAGTCCATATACATGGACTGGGTAGATTCACATTCTGTcaacaaaagatggatgtgGGTAGTAAGTATGTTCTAATCCAGAGACCAGTCTTCCTACTATCAGAGAAACTCTCCCAAGCTCATGGCCTTCAGCAAGTAAAACCACAGATTGCAGGTGAGTCCCCCAAATAGTGCAAATGGCCCTGTCATAGTCAATCGGTGCTTAATGTGAAACCTTTGTTGTTTAAAAACTATGTATTCTTTCTTAAGAGGATTGTATTTTCTCAGCAATAATGAAATCACGTTTAACATGCCTTTCATAACATTGGGGATGATTATTGAATTGCTAATACACTATAGTAGCCTATGTAATGCGACATAATTGTATAGTTTCTAAATGGGTATTAGTAAGTCAATGCATCTTTTTCATAACCATTTATTTACAGTTAGTGTAGTATGGAAGCTATTATTTTCACTTGATAACTTGCACTGCCTTGACAGATGAAAGGCAAGTTGGCCTTTGCCGGGTTGTCATGACTACGTCGGCGACACACATAATGATTGCTCGCTCATGTTTTATTCCCTTGGTTTTCTCAAGCCGGTGACGTGCCAGAGGTGCCACTGAACTTCTCAGCTCTGGCAGCCGAGAGCCCCTTTGAGCGGGACGTGCTAGAAGGCTGTATACGTGAGACACTGCTGTTGCTACTGCGTGCTGTTGCCTCTCAGCGATCAGTCCTCTTCACCTTCAGAGGGATCGGGGTGCTGGTCTTTCGCAACTCCAAGGTGAAGATGCACTTCTACAAAAACTTTGTCACCGGTATGGATGGCAGTGGAAAGGCGCTGTGGGCCCTAAGCAACGTGAGTCTGCATATTCACATATCACtgcactctcactcacttattCTATACATACAGTCTATGCTCAGGAGTGTCTATTAGATTTGGATCTTGCCTGAATGATACTTCTGAAAATGACAAAGATCAGTTCATTATAATTATGATTTAGAAAATGATTGTATCAAATGTCCATCTTTGACCAAGATTTTCTTTTGCTGATGCTGGAGTTTTCAGTGAGGATGCTCTGAAATAATGGGTCTAGAAGTTCTAACTTCTGTAGGTCAGATCAATTAATGATATTTGGACGTTCACAATGAGAATGAGGCTCCCTCTAATCTAGGTCATAACTGGAGCAGAATTGACAGAGGGGACTGGGGAAGGAGGGGTCAGTTTAGTCACACATTAGACCGCATGTCACTGTGTATAAGCTGTAAGCACAGCTGTGTTTGTGATCATGCAGTGCCTTCCATGTGATAGCTGTGATACACTGTTGTAACGGGATGGACACAAACGGACTGTTCTGAAAATGCTAAGCTTTTAGAGCCTCCATGACAACTTTCAAAATGTCAGTTGAATTTCAGTGTGCAAACTTGAGGCGCTGTTATTTCTGTTTGCATTATTTACCCAGAGACCAGGCACCAGCAACTCACTGTTATCCGAGAAGTTCTCTAGCCAGGATAGGCCTGGAACTAGCAATACCATCCACCtcccacacatcacaccacGGGCAGAAAGTGTGAATGGAAAGACATCTAAGCCCCCTAGTGGGCTCGACGATGTTGAGGAACAGGAGAAAGGTGAGAACATCTGGGTTTACTGTGTTTTTTACCTGTGATTGGAGAGGAAAACTCTCACCATTTTCATGAAATTATCACAGTAATGGGGCAACTGTATTCTGCGTCTGCAAATAGAATAATCTACAAATGTACAATCTTAATACTTGTATTTCATGTATTAGATTCCTCAGAAATTCAGTGTCGGCCCAAGTCTCGGAAGAGTTCCACCACAACCAAAGATAACGGTGTGAGCCTGATAGACAAGCTGTACACTAAACCCATCAAATCTCCCCAGACACAGACTATTGAAAGGTAAGATCCATGTCATGTCCCCAAAACAATCTGGATAGGGAGCTGTTACTCTTACAGTTGTTTATTCAATTCCAATGAAAATACATGTtccgggtttttttttgtgatggaCATCAATGGGCTCCTTTCTAGACAGGCCcacagagcaaattcaaatttgctaacagattcatctgggttcacccaggctgTATCGTAAGATGTAGTCAATCAAAATAACATCTATGATCGTGCAAACATAAAACAGCATATACGAGATGTTGTATTTTAGGGAGATCTTTCCTAGACCATTTTCACACCCTTATCACATATTTACAGCTCTAAACATGTGCATCTGTACATAATATAATACACAACTCTGTGAACCTCATCAATCTTTCTTAGGATGACTGAGCAGCCAGTACAAACTTCACTGCAAGCAACGAATGTTTGGAATGAAAATAGTGCTCAATTCAGCCTAACCTGCAAGGACCACAAACGTGCTGGACAGGTCAGCATTAATGTCAAAATGTATTAAATGCCACAGACAAGGATTGCAGttgaactgaaaaaaacaccactgTATCTCACTGAATCCACTGTAAACAAGCTAACAAGTTAAAGGCACCACTTTAAAGGCACATAAAACTATAGTGTCAACCGGGTGATATGTGGAACATCGGCCTTCAAAGTGTCCTGTTATATGGAATAAATGGACTCTGACCCCCACTGAGTGTTGAGGAGTTCTTTGCCTCCCCCTTCATCCATTAATTCCCTAACAGGACACCTCCGCGGCCGTTATGCCTTACATATCACCTCTGGACTTTTTCTGTGTAAATCttgtaaaaagtaaaaagttcTTCTTAAGTCCAGGTCTAGGCCTAATCCATACACAGGAAACTGAATATCAAATCTTCTTAAATTTGCTCTTAAGacaaaagataagaagaaagcaccacttaggaagtatttttgtcttttgtctgaATCCGACCCCTGGCCCATAATGCTTATGTATTTGCAGGAACTGTGCTACCTGTGCATGCAACGAGCTAAGCTTAACAATCCTGTGTACCTGTCAgaagagaggcggagagaggaggatgaggaggcaAGACTGTTACTCTTACTAGAGAATCAGAAAGACCACCAGTACCTTCAGGATGTGCAGGTATCAAATAAAGAATTTCCTTCACTTCAATTTGCTAATCACTCATTCATATGGAAAGCTTTTTTATCATTGAATTGCAATGACATTTCGAATCCTGTCCACAATCTTGTTTTAGGCTGAGAAGAATCAAATACGTGAGAGACACAAGAAAGTGGCAGCATTTAACTTGGAGGTTGCGGAAGCCTTGAAAAAGAAGAGGTCAACACGCTCATCCCACTTCCATGTGAGACATCTCTCAATAGCAAACAACTGAGAACAAATCTCTCAATTGCTCTTAATATGTGTATGTTAAAATGTATTAAGTTCAAATTTATTCCTACACAGCTCATATGGAAATTGATCATGAATGGCTCCTTGAGTGATACACCCAAACATTTTGCTCAaagatgtacagtaatttcccgtatataagctgcattgtgtataagccgcaggacagtgttttatgcaagttaaaagaaacaaaaccatattaacatcatattaactgctcccctgtattaacctcatagctgaagaaattttgcaaaatcaatgtataagctgtggcttatagtcgggaaattacaggtAGTCTAGTTTTCAGGGGTGCCGGGTGCGTAATCAGAGTGATGGAGGAAGAGATCTGGGGCTGCAAATTTATTATTGCCACCACAGTCATTCCCAGACACGGAGAGTGAATTGCTGTGACATAAAATTATCCATGTAATCTGGCGTGGCGATCCAGATATCATTGCATGATGGGCCACCTGTCGCTGACCCCTGACCTATAGTGGTTCTTGTGTGTAATACTATCGAGGGGTCATAATGGAAAattgcaaaacaaaacatgcaatTGGTCTACATCACTTTGGATACTTGTGTTGGCACTTAGGTGTCTAGGTGCATGAAAATGTTGAAAAATTATGACTTTGGGTGAAATTTTCTGGAAACTATTTTACAAATTGAGAGACTAACATATGAGGCTAACATGCAACAGATTCAAGGTATCTAAATCTATAACTGCCATTTCTTAGGCATATGTTGAAGAGAGTAAACAGACACAAGGTTAAACAGAGAGTCAAATTATTAGTGTTAGTTAGTAAATTGTTGCCCTTGTATCTGCCCTGTTAATTTTGGTttagtttttttgtctttggttTTATGATTTGGTTTGGCACAGTGGCTTTCTCTTTGGTGAATAGCCCATCCGCTTGTAATGATTCAGTCGATGGTTTTACAGTGGATGTTTGTACGCGTGTTCATACCAATTTCTTGACTGTTGTCTTTGGATGTGAAGCCTTTGCATAAAAAAACTCAGGCCTAGGACTACACCTGGCCTGAACGATGCGATGACTGTGGTCTGGTCGTTGTAATATTTGCATAATTTGAACAGATGAAAcatttttaaatagttgaaaAAAGTATGATGAAACCCAGATTCCAAGATATTTTTGCGTATCTAGAGAATGTGCattcattttactaaattgcgGTGTTGAATTTAGTATGTCATGCTCACAATTTAGTGAAACGTGCACACGATTTATGAACTTGTGCACTTATTTTACAAAATTTAAATGAGAGCACATTTTAGCAAAATGAGCGCCTTACTTtgtaaaacatgcacacaaattaCTAAACTGAGACCACACTTATTAACAGAGGTCCGTTTTTTGTTCTAAGGTATTGGCTGATTGTGTTTTTAATTTTCCCATGATGACAAGCAAAAGGACTGTCTGAAGTCTGAAGGAAGGTCCTAAAACACAGCCACGGATATACCCCCAATAATGACAGTACACCAATCTGAAGGCTTTGTAGTCATGACAGCAGTTGAAGATATTGTGAATTAAAAGCTAAATAAATCAGTATTCACTTTTCAATTCCGAACATTTCTTTTGTCGTTACAAAgtgtatatttgaacatttATGCCAACATAAAGTGGTAAAGGTGATTCAACATAAAGGTCTTTTTTAAGTCTTTAAtgtaagtgtactgtatgtaaatatatGACTTGTATAGGACTGAAGAGATAActaaactccctctctctctctctctctctctctctgaaacagcCTTCATATATCTTTGGAGGGCGCCTAGACACTCCTCCTAATTTGTTTAACCGACTAAGCTATCAGGAGGATCTAAGAGGCCAAGCATCCCGCCTCAGACAGAATCAGGAGTTTAACCAGCAGAGTCAGGACTTAATAGACCATCTACAGCAAGTCCAGCTTTCACATGAGTGAGTCTATGTGAGTCTGTTTCATGCAGTCTAACCTGGATCTAGGGCGGGTTTGTTTTGAGGCCTCCTAAAATCTTGATTGTTTCAATAATTAGGCATGTGGCAAGTTTgtgcattacagttttttacaaatGCTAAGACAAAAACTGGTGCTTATGGCACAGTTATTTAAAACAATAGCCCGagtagtttatttatttacttaagcGAAGCCCATTGGAATTCTAAAACATACTTttgacattggccgggtttcccaaaatcgttaagaagctcttaagtcctaagaacttcttaggagcgttcttagaacattcttacaacgctcctaagaagttcttagcacttaagagcttcttaacaattttgggaaacccgacTAAACACGGACATCTACATTAGACACATCATTCAAAGCTTAAAGTGTTTGCTTGTTGTTTACCgaacactgccattcaaatacCCAGTAATAATAATTAACTTATACTTAATAATTGTAAATTGAATAACTTGCACCCCGAATGTGCATGTCAGAACACATGACCTTGAAAGCAAAACACTCTGAAGAGGATTCAGTTTTTCACTTTGGTATGCACAACAGTGGAGACCAGTTATCTGCAATGCATTTGAATAACAGAGAAGCTACACGAGGCGCttaactgaagcattccgtaTCCTGCAGAGGAGTTTCTGCTTACTGTACATCTCGTGAAGTGTGCCTTTCGCTATAGACCAGGCTTTTCATGGTCAGTAGCATAATGATTTTAAGAGGGTGTAAAATAGCGATTTTTGGATCACGCGCAAGACCATACAATATAGTGTGTTGTTAATTGCCATAACCCTTGAACGTAAGGTAAAAGTGGAGGGCATGACGAAAAAATTCCTCACTTTATTGACTGTAAGATAAGAATAATCCTTGCGCCGGCTGCAcgattgtgtatgttgtgtttgcAGACAAAATATTTATGTCATCTACAGTTACGTTTAGTTGTTATCTCCAAGTTGTTTGACTattccaaagaaaaaaa
Encoded proteins:
- the LOC134071295 gene encoding coiled-coil domain-containing protein 81-like isoform X2 → MTDILLSVVSEAKHAFPTLSQLSETDVDDIWSNVSSFVERQMSLQKGVHIHGLGRFTFCQQKMDVGSKYVLIQRPVFLLSEKLSQAHGLQQVKPQIAAGDVPEVPLNFSALAAESPFERDVLEGCIRETLLLLLRAVASQRSVLFTFRGIGVLVFRNSKVKMHFYKNFVTGMDGSGKALWALSNRPGTSNSLLSEKFSSQDRPGTSNTIHLPHITPRAESVNGKTSKPPSGLDDVEEQEKDSSEIQCRPKSRKSSTTTKDNGVSLIDKLYTKPIKSPQTQTIERMTEQPVQTSLQATNVWNENSAQFSLTCKDHKRAGQELCYLCMQRAKLNNPVYLSEERRREEDEEARLLLLLENQKDHQYLQDVQAEKNQIRERHKKVAAFNLEVAEALKKKRSTRSSHFHPSYIFGGRLDTPPNLFNRLSYQEDLRGQASRLRQNQEFNQQSQDLIDHLQQVQLSHEIGQQKTQFLKEKRENSERYKKALDTQTGEYRGTGIPAHVPDSDGPVFGVLDNNPEDLAEQRRMAQAVQQEQLWTTTHRRKEAMFNKLVQLKREREMLKRNHKELMEEQISHYEKLCNLRKSLETTWSRSAHLKHQREKEERKFIRSGSRLLISQGEQYRRCYQCKRTQGNSGESNLWKDTRFIPESRLMV
- the LOC134071295 gene encoding coiled-coil domain-containing protein 81-like isoform X1, which encodes MTDILLSVVSEAKHAFPTLSQLSETDVDDIWSNVSSFVERQMSLQKGVHIHGLGRFTFCQQKMDVGSKYVLIQRPVFLLSEKLSQAHGLQQVKPQIAAGDVPEVPLNFSALAAESPFERDVLEGCIRETLLLLLRAVASQRSVLFTFRGIGVLVFRNSKVKMHFYKNFVTGMDGSGKALWALSNRPGTSNSLLSEKFSSQDRPGTSNTIHLPHITPRAESVNGKTSKPPSGLDDVEEQEKDSSEIQCRPKSRKSSTTTKDNGVSLIDKLYTKPIKSPQTQTIERMTEQPVQTSLQATNVWNENSAQFSLTCKDHKRAGQELCYLCMQRAKLNNPVYLSEERRREEDEEARLLLLLENQKDHQYLQDVQAEKNQIRERHKKVAAFNLEVAEALKKKRSTRSSHFHPSYIFGGRLDTPPNLFNRLSYQEDLRGQASRLRQNQEFNQQSQDLIDHLQQVQLSHEIGQQKTQFLKEKRENSERYKKALDTQVQVEQVKPKVHFKKRLMFPPIKKDSERTEQTGEYRGTGIPAHVPDSDGPVFGVLDNNPEDLAEQRRMAQAVQQEQLWTTTHRRKEAMFNKLVQLKREREMLKRNHKELMEEQISHYEKLCNLRKSLETTWSRSAHLKHQREKEERKFIRSGSRLLISQGEQYRRCYQCKRTQGNSGESNLWKDTRFIPESRLMV